In the Profundibacter amoris genome, GTGATGGGGGCAGGGGCCGCGGCCAGGATGGACCTGAACCCGTTCGAGGCGATGACCACCGTCACCGTGAAAATCGTCAGCCAGCTGACGGGCGATACCGATTTTGCGGCGCCCGAAACGCTGGTGGCCTTTGCGCTGGGGCTGACACTGTTTGTCATCACCCTTGGTCTGAATGTGATTGCACTGGTGATCGTGCGCAAATACCGGGAGCAATACGAATGAGCCGCCCCAGAACATCCCTGTTCGACATTACCCCCCGCACCCGCCGGCGCAATGCCGCCGAAAAACGGTTTCGCGCCTACGGGATCGCGGCGATAAGTATTGCCATCGCCGTGCTGGCGATGCTGCTGGTCTCGATTGTGTCCAGCGGCGCGGGTGCCTTCCGGCAGACCTATATCACGCTGGATGTGGACCTGCCCGAGGCCAAGCTGGACAAATCCGGCACCCGCGACATCGCAGTGATGAAAAAGGTATCGACCTTCGGCTATGCGCCGCTGATCACCAAGGCCCTGATGGCCAAGGTCGAGCAGATGGGCTTTGAAACCCCGCTGAAGAAAAAGCAGATCGGTGCACTGGTCTCCAAGGCGGCGGCGGCACAATTGCGCGACTATGTTCTGGCCCATCCCGATGTTGTCGGCACGACGCAGAAATTCGAATTTCTGGCCAGCGGGCGGATTGACGGCTATATTAAGGGCCGCGTGACCTATGAAAGCGCGGAAAAGGATGGCAAGATCAGCCCGGAACAGCTGCGGCTTGTCGATGCGCTTGTTGCGGACGGTGCTGTTGTAAAACGCTTCAACTGGGCCTTTCTGACCTCCCCCGATGCCTCGGGCCAGCGGCCGGAATCGGCGGGGCTGGGGGTGGCAATTCTGGGGTCGCTTTATATGATGCTGGTGGTTCTTTTGCTGGCCCTGCCGATCGGGGTTGCCGCGTCGATCTATCTTGAGGAATTCGCGAAACAGAACCGCTGGACGGACCTGATCGAGGTGAATATCGCCAATCTGGCGGCTGTGCCCTCGATTGTTTTCGGCATCCTCGGGCTGGCGATCTTTATCAACTTTGCCGGACTGCCCCAGTCGGCGCCGATCGTTGGCGGGCTGGTTCTGACCCTGATGACCCTGCCGACCATCATCATTTCCACCCGCGCCGCACTAAAGGCCGTGCCACCCAGCATCCGCGAGGCCGCCCTTGGCGTGGGGGCCAGCAAAATGCAGACCGTGTTCCACCATGTTCTGCCACTGGCCGCGCCCGGTATCCTGACCGGCACGATTATCGGTCTGGCACAGGCGCTGGGGGAAACCGCGCCGCTGTTGCTGATCGGCATGGTGGCCTTCGTCAAGGAATTCCCCGATGCGCCGCCCGAAGGCCTGTTCGATCCGGCCTCGGCCCTGCCGGTGCAGGTCTATAACTGGACACAGCGTGCCGATCCGGGTTTTGTTGAGCGGGCCAGCGGGGCGATTATCGTTTTGCTGCTGTTCCTTGTGATCATGAATGTGGCCGCAGTTATGCTGCGCCGTCGTTTCGAACGCCGTTGGTAGGAGTTTCACCAATGAAAGAAGTCAAAGTCTCGGCCCGCGATGTGCAGGTCTATTATGGTGAAAACCACGCGATCAAGGATGTTTCGGTTGAAATCGAGGACAAGACCGTGACCGCCTTTATCGGCCCCTCGGGCTGTGGCAAATCCACCTTCCTGCGTTGCATCAACCGGATGAACGACACCATTGATATCTGCCGCGTCGAGGGGGATATCCTGCTGGACGGCGAGGATATCTATGACCCCAAGGTGGACCCCGTGCAGTTGCGCGCCAAGGTGGGTATGGTGTTTCAAAAACCCAATCCTTTCCCCAAATCCATCTATGACAACGTCGCCTATGGCCCGCGCATTCACGGTATGGCTGCCAGCAAATCCGATCTGGATGCGATCGTCGAGAAATCCCTGCGCCGCGCGGCCCTGTGGGGCGAGGTGAAGGATAGGCTGAACGCATCGGGCACCGGCCTGTCGGGCGGGCAGCAACAGCGCCTTTGCATCGCCCGCGCGGTGGCGACCGAACCCGAAGTGCTGCTGATGGACGAGCCGGCCTCGGCGCTGGACCCGATTGCGACCGCCCAGATCGAGGAACTGATCGACGAGCTGCGCGAAAAATTCGCGGTGGTGATCGTGACCCATTCCATGCAGCAGGCCGCCCGCGTCAGCCAGAAAACAGCGTTTTTCCACCTCGG is a window encoding:
- the pstA gene encoding phosphate ABC transporter permease PstA: MSRPRTSLFDITPRTRRRNAAEKRFRAYGIAAISIAIAVLAMLLVSIVSSGAGAFRQTYITLDVDLPEAKLDKSGTRDIAVMKKVSTFGYAPLITKALMAKVEQMGFETPLKKKQIGALVSKAAAAQLRDYVLAHPDVVGTTQKFEFLASGRIDGYIKGRVTYESAEKDGKISPEQLRLVDALVADGAVVKRFNWAFLTSPDASGQRPESAGLGVAILGSLYMMLVVLLLALPIGVAASIYLEEFAKQNRWTDLIEVNIANLAAVPSIVFGILGLAIFINFAGLPQSAPIVGGLVLTLMTLPTIIISTRAALKAVPPSIREAALGVGASKMQTVFHHVLPLAAPGILTGTIIGLAQALGETAPLLLIGMVAFVKEFPDAPPEGLFDPASALPVQVYNWTQRADPGFVERASGAIIVLLLFLVIMNVAAVMLRRRFERRW
- the pstB gene encoding phosphate ABC transporter ATP-binding protein PstB; this translates as MKEVKVSARDVQVYYGENHAIKDVSVEIEDKTVTAFIGPSGCGKSTFLRCINRMNDTIDICRVEGDILLDGEDIYDPKVDPVQLRAKVGMVFQKPNPFPKSIYDNVAYGPRIHGMAASKSDLDAIVEKSLRRAALWGEVKDRLNASGTGLSGGQQQRLCIARAVATEPEVLLMDEPASALDPIATAQIEELIDELREKFAVVIVTHSMQQAARVSQKTAFFHLGNLVEYGETSQIFTNPVDPRTESYITGRIG